From a region of the Paenibacillus segetis genome:
- a CDS encoding Fur family transcriptional regulator, which produces MLSTDQIIGVMSNRGLRITDQRKSLARLFAEQDGYLTPKDVYEYMGKQYSGLSFDTVYRNLRVMEELGVLEQVMFEDGLKFRASCNEGDHHHHMICLQCEKTYPIHFCPMPLTDAPDQFQVVKHKFEVFGYCKLCRPEAQEGTHSESHQDGNS; this is translated from the coding sequence ATGTTGTCGACAGACCAAATAATCGGAGTTATGTCTAACCGGGGGTTACGGATTACGGACCAGCGGAAGAGTCTAGCCAGACTGTTCGCAGAGCAGGACGGTTATTTAACTCCCAAGGATGTATATGAATATATGGGGAAGCAGTATAGCGGACTCAGTTTTGATACAGTATATCGGAATCTACGCGTCATGGAAGAACTGGGAGTACTAGAACAAGTGATGTTTGAGGATGGCCTTAAATTCAGAGCTAGTTGTAATGAAGGTGACCATCATCATCATATGATTTGTTTACAATGCGAGAAGACGTACCCCATTCATTTTTGCCCTATGCCACTTACGGATGCACCGGATCAGTTTCAAGTGGTGAAGCATAAGTTTGAAGTTTTTGGATATTGTAAACTTTGTCGTCCAGAAGCTCAAGAAGGAACGCATTCAGAATCACATCAGGATGGAAACTCTTAA
- the nagZ gene encoding beta-N-acetylhexosaminidase, whose protein sequence is MDLSSLTLDQKIGQLFICGFHSLVPDDQIKKLISEFHVGGVVYFRRNIESVEQLAALSHSLQQIPRSTPDIPLFISIDQEGGMVSRLDHDGVSRIQGNMALGAANNLELTEGAAVLAAKEMLKLGINLNFAPCVDVNNNPMNPVIGVRSFGEDPVRVAEHGAAAIRGYQSQGVSATAKHFPGHGDTAVDSHLGLAVVPHDKERLNQIELLPFRKAIEEGVDVMMTAHVIFPAFEPEEIPATLSRRVLHDLLREEMGYEGLIITDCLEMHAISEHYGIANGAVRAIQAGADIVLVSHTLEGQVQAIQAVRDAVAQGILTEEQIDESVRRVLELKAKRLADVDSTSDYIPVGNVLTPVEESEALLREIAEHSVTLVSNSGNVPLQRNKPVLVVWPELRHRTEVDEPSLHSYSLKDALEPYMDNIALSIIGTHPEEAEIQAVLDQSSGYEQIVVVTYTSEGQIPEGQRRLVEALESEDGSRLVVVSTRNPYDIQGFPNIGTYLCLYENRVFSLEALAKVLTGELKPKGILPVSLNSEYPVGHGLL, encoded by the coding sequence ATGGATTTATCTTCATTGACGTTGGATCAAAAAATCGGGCAGCTATTTATTTGTGGTTTTCATAGTCTTGTTCCGGATGATCAAATTAAGAAATTAATCAGTGAATTTCATGTGGGCGGTGTCGTATATTTCCGTCGGAATATCGAGTCTGTTGAGCAGTTGGCTGCATTGTCGCATAGTTTGCAGCAAATTCCACGCAGTACACCTGATATCCCATTGTTTATATCGATAGACCAAGAAGGTGGCATGGTATCTCGTTTGGATCACGATGGTGTAAGCCGGATTCAAGGGAACATGGCACTTGGAGCAGCCAATAACCTAGAATTGACAGAAGGAGCAGCTGTACTTGCTGCGAAAGAAATGCTCAAATTAGGTATCAATTTAAATTTTGCTCCTTGTGTGGATGTTAATAATAATCCTATGAATCCTGTCATAGGTGTAAGATCATTTGGTGAGGACCCTGTGCGCGTTGCTGAACACGGCGCTGCTGCTATCCGTGGATATCAGAGTCAAGGTGTTAGCGCAACGGCTAAGCATTTCCCGGGACATGGTGACACTGCGGTAGATTCACATTTAGGTCTGGCTGTAGTTCCTCATGATAAAGAAAGATTGAATCAAATAGAATTACTGCCCTTCCGTAAAGCGATTGAAGAGGGCGTTGATGTCATGATGACCGCTCACGTAATTTTCCCGGCATTTGAGCCTGAGGAAATTCCAGCAACGTTATCTCGTCGTGTACTTCATGACTTGTTGCGAGAAGAAATGGGTTATGAGGGATTGATTATCACGGATTGTCTTGAAATGCACGCGATTTCGGAGCATTACGGAATTGCTAATGGAGCTGTTCGAGCGATCCAAGCGGGTGCCGATATAGTGTTAGTTAGTCATACCTTGGAAGGTCAGGTACAGGCGATTCAAGCAGTTCGAGATGCAGTTGCTCAGGGGATTCTAACGGAGGAACAGATTGATGAATCTGTAAGACGTGTCTTGGAGTTGAAGGCCAAGCGATTGGCAGATGTGGATTCAACTTCTGATTACATTCCAGTAGGAAACGTTCTGACACCGGTAGAAGAGAGCGAAGCTCTCTTACGTGAGATTGCCGAGCATAGCGTTACATTGGTTAGTAATTCAGGTAATGTACCATTGCAGAGAAATAAGCCTGTGTTAGTAGTTTGGCCAGAATTGCGACATCGTACCGAGGTCGATGAACCATCCCTACACTCATACAGTCTTAAGGATGCACTTGAGCCTTATATGGATAACATTGCTCTAAGCATTATTGGTACTCATCCTGAGGAAGCAGAAATACAAGCTGTACTTGATCAAAGCTCTGGATATGAACAGATCGTTGTCGTGACGTATACGTCGGAAGGTCAAATTCCAGAAGGACAACGTCGTTTGGTTGAAGCCTTGGAAAGTGAAGATGGATCAAGATTAGTCGTTGTATCGACAAGAAATCCATATGATATACAAGGTTTTCCAAATATCGGAACATATTTGTGTCTATATGAGAATAGAGTATTCTCATTGGAGGCACTTGCCAAAGTATTAACGGGTGAATTGAAGCCAAAGGGCATCCTACCTGTGAGCTTGAATTCTGAGTATCCTGTTGGACATGGTCTATTATAA
- a CDS encoding copper amine oxidase N-terminal domain-containing protein, translating into MNFKRILITAILVTSQVAMVLPVSAEEAPLQATNVTEQVYQNQNQVEDNDVDLNAELDAEKALENEEQGTEGEVLPPVTEPVTDPVTDPIDQGKAGAGAGELILMMNSNKMYQNGTLYLAGNPMEVKNGVSYVAIRAIVERAGLQLSFDNKTKETIITRGSDELRFQMNKSNYKVNGVAKPMKGMSYSAKNNFMVPLTAITSALNIPYTVDQPGKRVILSLSTNPVASFSVGNKEIVAGETVVQYNTNSYSPSGLQIVEEQWEGREDTFTTPGSYVVTYRVKDSNGQWSNPFSLTLNVVKPHTPPVANFTTDKDTYKMGELITYTDLSTDEENSIKDRVWENKELAFFNPGRTTIRLKVVNKYGLYSTVEKTITITDEVLYTRDEFNKIFTPVGDKYTFDGTGVPSWDKLNYTFSSEPTTLIRVNSPETVYSDGRVYTETASGNTRFMIHHVNATGKNVKMYVIATNKNTETTRLTQTNFGFGGPSPFATAAGKVSVDRYYKSMQTGDKYKDVWIAPGESKIIMPELNAVAMKQGEVISLFADLYSDNTLQYDVIMIDANKDPFKTLPYLNLLDEDVHNRGTYKDATRIIEYGDLVGNSPVRLMIGDNSLDPFIIGTGPKGEYKMNAGNFGVVYHIKLYRVAPNTLITFNPRGGRYYGSIMVNGDIVQLSSSGSLSAPNENSVLFRSGDREQTVEFTFTAAPGSNLSVNLLLQPMPEIKR; encoded by the coding sequence ATGAATTTCAAGAGAATACTGATCACTGCGATATTGGTAACATCACAAGTGGCAATGGTCCTTCCTGTTAGTGCGGAAGAAGCACCCCTACAAGCTACAAATGTAACTGAACAAGTTTATCAGAATCAGAATCAAGTAGAGGATAACGATGTAGACTTAAATGCTGAGTTGGATGCAGAGAAAGCTCTTGAGAATGAAGAGCAGGGAACTGAGGGTGAAGTCCTTCCTCCTGTAACAGAGCCCGTGACAGATCCTGTAACTGACCCAATTGATCAAGGTAAGGCAGGAGCAGGAGCAGGCGAACTGATTCTGATGATGAACAGCAACAAGATGTATCAAAACGGCACTTTATATCTTGCGGGCAACCCAATGGAAGTTAAAAACGGAGTATCCTACGTTGCGATCCGGGCAATTGTGGAACGTGCCGGATTACAATTGAGTTTTGATAATAAGACCAAAGAAACAATTATTACACGAGGTAGCGACGAATTACGTTTCCAAATGAACAAAAGCAATTATAAAGTAAATGGTGTAGCTAAACCGATGAAAGGCATGTCCTATTCAGCAAAAAATAACTTCATGGTTCCACTGACAGCAATTACAAGTGCATTAAATATTCCTTATACAGTCGATCAGCCTGGTAAGCGGGTTATTCTGAGTCTTTCTACTAATCCAGTGGCTTCTTTTAGTGTGGGAAACAAAGAGATCGTTGCGGGTGAGACGGTTGTTCAATACAATACTAACTCTTATTCTCCGTCGGGACTTCAAATCGTTGAAGAGCAGTGGGAAGGTCGCGAAGATACTTTCACTACCCCGGGGAGTTATGTTGTAACTTATCGTGTCAAAGATTCCAATGGACAATGGAGTAATCCGTTCTCCCTTACTTTAAATGTCGTTAAGCCACATACACCACCAGTAGCTAATTTTACGACAGACAAAGACACTTACAAAATGGGTGAACTTATTACCTATACGGATTTAAGTACGGATGAAGAAAACTCGATTAAGGATCGGGTATGGGAAAATAAGGAACTGGCCTTCTTTAATCCAGGACGAACAACTATTCGCTTGAAAGTTGTAAATAAATACGGATTGTACTCAACAGTAGAGAAGACAATCACAATTACAGATGAAGTATTATATACCAGAGATGAATTTAATAAGATCTTTACCCCTGTTGGTGATAAATATACCTTTGATGGAACAGGAGTTCCAAGCTGGGATAAACTTAATTATACTTTCTCATCTGAGCCTACGACCTTGATCCGTGTTAACAGCCCGGAAACGGTATATTCTGATGGTCGTGTGTATACGGAAACAGCCAGCGGCAATACGCGTTTTATGATTCACCATGTGAATGCTACCGGTAAAAATGTGAAGATGTATGTCATTGCTACCAATAAGAATACGGAAACAACGCGTTTGACTCAAACTAATTTTGGTTTTGGTGGACCATCCCCATTTGCAACAGCGGCTGGAAAGGTTTCGGTTGATCGTTATTATAAATCGATGCAAACTGGCGATAAATACAAGGATGTATGGATTGCTCCAGGTGAAAGTAAAATTATCATGCCAGAGTTGAACGCTGTTGCCATGAAGCAGGGAGAGGTCATCTCTTTGTTCGCAGATTTATATAGTGATAATACCCTTCAATACGACGTCATCATGATTGATGCCAATAAGGATCCGTTCAAAACACTACCATATCTAAATTTACTAGATGAAGATGTGCATAACCGTGGGACTTATAAGGATGCAACTCGTATTATTGAATATGGGGATTTAGTTGGTAATTCGCCAGTTCGTCTTATGATAGGTGACAATTCTTTGGATCCATTCATAATCGGCACGGGTCCAAAAGGCGAATATAAAATGAATGCAGGTAATTTCGGGGTTGTCTACCATATCAAGTTATATCGTGTAGCACCAAATACATTGATTACCTTTAACCCTCGTGGGGGAAGATATTATGGATCTATCATGGTGAATGGAGACATTGTACAATTGTCGAGTTCGGGAAGTCTGTCTGCGCCGAATGAGAACAGTGTATTGTTCCGTTCAGGCGATCGTGAACAGACAGTGGAGTTCACATTCACAGCTGCACCAGGTAGTAACTTATCGGTGAACCTTCTTCTACAACCGATGCCGGAGATCAAACGTTAA
- the yidD gene encoding membrane protein insertion efficiency factor YidD has translation MAVMRKVVQGPIHVYRKFISPLKPPTCRFYPTCSAYALEAIEVHGALKGSWLAARRIVKCHPFHPGGIDLVPPKSNTAKKQHEEDEIT, from the coding sequence ATGGCTGTCATGCGTAAAGTAGTTCAGGGACCTATTCATGTATATCGTAAATTCATTTCTCCTTTGAAGCCACCGACATGTCGTTTTTATCCAACTTGCTCTGCTTATGCGCTAGAGGCGATTGAGGTTCACGGGGCTCTAAAGGGTTCATGGCTTGCAGCGAGAAGGATCGTGAAATGTCATCCTTTTCATCCCGGAGGGATAGATCTTGTTCCTCCCAAGTCAAATACAGCTAAGAAACAACATGAAGAAGATGAGATAACTTGA
- the metG gene encoding methionine--tRNA ligase: MSTNKTFYITTPIYYPSDKLHIGHAYTTVAGDAMARYKRLRGYDVHYLTGTDEHGQKIERKAQEKGKTPQQFVDDIVVGIKELWKKLDISYDDFIRTTEPRHKIVVEEIFDRLLKQGDIYKGEYEGWYSIPDETYYTETQLVDVVRDDKGVIVSGKSPESGHPVELVKEESYFFRMSNYVDRLLKYYEDNPGFIQPESRKNEMINNFIKPGLEDLAVSRTTFEWGVKVKGDPKHVVYVWIDALSNYITALGYGTDQDEQFQKFWPADVHLVGKEIVRFHTIYWPIMLMALDLPLPKKVFGHGWLLTKEGKMSKSKGNVVDPNLLIDRYGLDAARYYFLREVPFGSDGAFTPESFVERVNSDLANDLGNLLNRTVAMVNKYFDGSVPVYKGQVTAFDQELTDMSLRTIQKVEEVMENLEFSVALTAIGAFISRTNKYIDETQPWTLAKDESKREELASVMVHLVESLRIASILLQPFLTKAPSRIWEQLGITAGELTTWESAKTFGITPEGTKLGIGEPIFPRLDGEQEVAFIVNAMNAGAPALATEVAKSSAAEVVKPEPKDEIGIDDFAKVELRVAEVIACEPVPKADKLLKLQLDLGFERRQVVSGIAKFYKPEELVGRKVICVTNLKPVKLRGELSQGMILAASEGDNLSLATVPDSMPNGAIVK; encoded by the coding sequence ATGTCAACAAACAAAACGTTCTATATTACTACACCGATATATTATCCGAGCGATAAATTGCATATCGGGCATGCTTACACTACCGTCGCAGGAGATGCAATGGCGCGCTATAAAAGGTTGCGTGGGTACGACGTCCATTATTTGACGGGAACCGATGAACATGGACAGAAGATCGAGCGTAAAGCTCAGGAGAAGGGGAAGACACCTCAACAATTCGTCGATGACATCGTTGTTGGGATTAAGGAATTATGGAAGAAGCTTGATATTTCTTATGATGATTTTATTCGTACAACAGAACCCCGTCATAAGATCGTTGTAGAGGAAATATTCGATCGATTGTTGAAACAAGGCGATATTTATAAAGGGGAGTACGAAGGATGGTACAGTATTCCTGATGAAACCTACTATACAGAAACACAACTCGTGGATGTTGTACGCGATGACAAGGGCGTAATCGTTAGTGGTAAAAGTCCGGAAAGCGGACATCCGGTGGAGCTGGTAAAAGAGGAATCTTATTTCTTCCGGATGAGTAATTATGTGGATCGACTATTGAAGTACTATGAGGATAACCCAGGCTTTATTCAACCTGAATCTCGTAAGAATGAAATGATTAACAATTTCATCAAGCCAGGCCTAGAAGATTTGGCGGTATCCCGTACGACGTTTGAATGGGGAGTTAAAGTTAAAGGAGATCCAAAACATGTAGTCTATGTTTGGATTGATGCTTTGTCTAACTATATTACTGCGCTCGGATACGGTACGGACCAAGATGAGCAGTTTCAAAAATTTTGGCCAGCGGACGTTCATTTGGTTGGCAAGGAGATCGTTCGTTTCCATACGATTTATTGGCCAATCATGTTGATGGCGCTTGATCTTCCACTTCCAAAGAAAGTGTTTGGACACGGATGGTTGCTTACTAAGGAAGGTAAAATGTCCAAATCTAAGGGTAATGTGGTAGATCCTAACTTGCTCATTGACCGTTATGGTTTGGATGCAGCTCGGTATTATTTCCTTCGTGAGGTGCCGTTTGGCTCAGATGGAGCATTTACACCGGAAAGCTTTGTTGAACGTGTAAATTCTGACCTTGCTAATGATTTGGGTAACTTGCTTAATCGTACTGTTGCAATGGTTAATAAGTATTTTGACGGCAGTGTTCCGGTTTATAAGGGTCAAGTTACGGCTTTTGATCAGGAACTCACGGATATGTCGCTTCGGACGATTCAAAAAGTGGAGGAAGTGATGGAGAATTTAGAATTCTCTGTAGCCCTTACCGCAATTGGAGCTTTCATTAGTCGAACCAATAAATATATTGATGAAACACAGCCATGGACCTTGGCAAAAGATGAATCCAAACGCGAGGAACTTGCTTCTGTTATGGTTCATCTTGTAGAGTCACTACGGATTGCTTCCATTTTGTTGCAGCCTTTCTTAACGAAAGCCCCGTCAAGAATTTGGGAACAACTAGGTATCACTGCGGGCGAATTGACAACTTGGGAAAGTGCTAAGACTTTTGGTATTACTCCTGAAGGAACGAAGCTAGGTATAGGGGAGCCGATCTTCCCTCGTCTTGATGGGGAGCAGGAAGTTGCTTTTATTGTGAATGCGATGAATGCTGGAGCACCAGCTCTTGCAACTGAGGTAGCGAAGTCTTCTGCTGCTGAGGTCGTTAAACCAGAACCTAAGGATGAAATCGGAATCGACGATTTCGCTAAAGTCGAGCTTCGTGTGGCAGAGGTCATCGCTTGTGAACCAGTACCTAAAGCCGACAAACTGCTCAAACTGCAATTAGATTTAGGGTTCGAGCGTCGTCAAGTGGTCTCCGGTATTGCTAAATTCTACAAACCGGAAGAACTTGTTGGCCGTAAGGTCATTTGTGTCACTAATTTGAAGCCAGTGAAGCTGCGCGGTGAATTGTCTCAAGGTATGATCCTAGCTGCTTCAGAAGGCGATAATCTTTCTCTGGCGACGGTTCCGGATAGTATGCCTAACGGCGCAATTGTGAAATAA
- a CDS encoding undecaprenyl-diphosphate phosphatase translates to MDFWEVLKYALLGLIQGITEPIPVSSSGHLIIVERLFGIHIEGMSFEVLVNTASLLAIVWIYRKDLSKLIISFFRYIAKRETRDYADFRMGLYLILATIPAAVLGYLYSDAIGDLFKGMTTIGIALLVTALALWIIRNLRGKKGDKDLSLRDTFLVGLTQAIALIPGISRSGSTIVTAMLLGWKQETALKFSFFLYIPVSVGGMILTAKDLVNDPQISQLLLPYAAAFLCSLVATYFALKWFMNIMAKGNLAVFSIYCVIAGLSVLIFL, encoded by the coding sequence TTGGACTTTTGGGAAGTACTTAAATATGCTCTACTAGGCCTCATTCAAGGGATAACCGAACCTATTCCCGTCTCTTCAAGCGGCCATCTCATTATCGTAGAGAGATTATTTGGAATTCATATAGAGGGTATGAGCTTTGAGGTATTGGTTAATACTGCTTCGCTCTTAGCCATCGTGTGGATATATCGTAAGGATCTCTCAAAACTAATCATCTCATTCTTCCGCTACATAGCGAAACGTGAAACTCGTGATTATGCCGATTTCCGTATGGGCCTGTATCTAATTCTAGCAACGATACCAGCCGCTGTGCTGGGGTACTTGTATAGTGATGCGATTGGCGATTTGTTCAAAGGAATGACCACGATCGGTATCGCCTTACTAGTCACAGCATTAGCCTTGTGGATTATACGTAATTTACGAGGTAAAAAGGGAGATAAAGATCTGTCTCTCCGTGATACTTTTCTCGTAGGTCTGACCCAAGCCATCGCTCTGATACCTGGGATCAGCCGTTCAGGTTCAACGATTGTTACCGCAATGCTACTTGGTTGGAAGCAGGAAACCGCCCTGAAGTTCTCGTTTTTTCTTTATATTCCGGTCAGCGTAGGTGGAATGATTCTCACAGCTAAAGATTTAGTGAACGATCCACAAATCTCACAATTACTATTGCCTTATGCTGCCGCATTTTTGTGTTCCCTTGTTGCCACATACTTTGCATTAAAATGGTTCATGAACATTATGGCCAAAGGTAACCTAGCTGTATTCTCCATTTACTGCGTTATTGCAGGGTTATCTGTACTAATTTTTCTCTAG